TGGATGCAGACAAAATGAATCAGAAAATAAATTAACATGCTAATCTTAGCTGAACTAACTGCCAAGTGCCTTTTTGGCAGAGAGTTCATTTTGGGCCACTCAGTCCTCCTTGAGGCCTTCCTGTTTGATTTTGGGCCACAATGGTCAAGCATTTATTTTTCGTAAATTTTAACCGCCTCATGTTTTGCTAATTGTTCTGATCGTACTCAGTACGGAGCAAATATACAGGGGGTACCAAACAGTTTCTTGTAGGAAGAGTAATTTTAGTTTATTAATAACAAAACCAATGCAAGTTTCCCTTTCCTTTTTTACCATTGTGGAGATCCACGTCAGGTCAAGCCTGGACTCTAATAATGCACACATGAGACAATTTTGAGTGGGGTCTGACGGAACAAAATGAGCAAATCTAGAAACAAACTAGTTACATGTGCTCAGAAAGGTATAGAGTTGTGATTCTCATCACTGACCAGGATAAAAAGGGCGCATATCATTTCCTTGTCAATGAGCTGCGCGCTGCTTCTCTCCACTGAAGTTCATCTGGAAAAACCCAGACAATTTCCATGGTCAAACGTTGCAATAGTAGACTGCCCATATATGGGATGATGCCATTCCCTCGTAAAATGTGGATGCTGTCCAACGAAAGATAAATGCAAAGATGATTGAATATACATTTGGCAACGGGACAATAACCAATTTGGACCTACCATGAACACTACAAATACTGGTCGCCCAATTCTTTTTCAAGCTGGTTGAAAAATTGACTGGTCCTGGTCACGTCTTTGGGCCTTTAATTAAACAAAGTATCCGTGTTTAGCACCCCACCAACCAGCAGCTTACTTTATTAATCCTGGCTATGAAGGTTGATGTTGCAAGTGAATTTGTGAGCCAGTTAATCTCCTTCCTGACGAAGTACCAGTCCACTCCCTCAGCCATGCACAATCAGAGGAGGTGGAGCTTGATACATAACCAACTCCAGGATGATGGTGCAGCTCAGGATGCTCTGCCTCTAAGAGGCCATGTACCGAGGCCACAACGATGAAGCGGTTTCGGTCCATTTCAGAGCATCTTGTAACCCTGCCGCATCATACTACTGTGGAGATTAACATCACGCGAAGCGTGAATTCTGAAGAATGCACAAGCTGCAACCGTTTTCGATTAAAGACTGAAGTAGCACACAAGAAATAAGCTACACAGTGTCGGACTAGGTTCCGAAGCAAATTTACACAGAAGCAAGTTACATACATGTGCCGTGAATGATTACTGTAGTCCATGGAGTTGTGGCtgtcatcatcactgacaatgagcTGCACATTGCTTCTCCACCACTGATAAAAGGGGAGCATATCGTTTCCTTGCCGATAAGTTGCAACACCTCTTCTCCTTCACTGAAGTGCCCCGAATAATTTCCATGGTCAAACTTTGCTCTAGTAGAATGCATATATGGGATGCCATTAATTCCCTTGCATGTAAAATGGAAAAGGAGTCCAATGAAAGACAAATAGAAAGATAATCAAATATACAATTAATGGCGGTTCTCTATGGAATAATAATCAATTTGGACCCACCATACAAATTTCCTGTCAACCTTGGAAAATTGGCTTGTGCTCTATCACATGTTCTAGACGTTTTGACAAGTATCTGCGTGTCACCCACCCACTCGTTGCAGTCAACGGTTTACTCTTCCTTGGGGACTTTTAAATTTCACCAACTCTTTGCAAGACTTGGCGAAGACCGGCATGGTTTATTTGTCCAgagaccggcaagcagcctccCTCATCAATCCTGGCCATGGAGGTTGCCATATCTGCAGTTGCAGGAGAACTTGTGAGCCGGTTCATCTCCTTCCTGATGAACAAGTACTGCTCAAACCATCAACGCTCGGAGGAGAAGCTAGCGGAGAGACTGCAGCACCTCCTGATGAGAGTCGGCACCGTTGTCGAGGAGGCGGATGCACGGTACATAGTCAACTGTGGGATGATTACGCAGCTAAAGATGCTCTCTGAGGCCATGTACAGAGGACACCGCGTGGTGGACACCTTGAGGTACAAAACCCATCAAGAGAGTGAAGGCTTCAATGAGGTTAGCATCAACGACTCATCTAGCAGCTTGTATTTAGCCATTCGTTTCAAGCGTTCTCGAACAGCAACTGAGAAGGAAGACAAGGCAATGCGCCTTGAGTCACATGATGCCTTGGAAAGCTTAGAAATTGCTGTTGCTAACATGGCAGAATTTGTTGTGCTTCTGGGTGGATGTGAGCGCATGTCTCGTAGGCCGTACGACATTTATCTTTATACCGACAACTTCATGTTCGGCCGACAAGCTGAGAAGCAAAAGCTTTTGAGCTTCTTGTTGCATCACAACCCTCCTGGTGATGCACCAGCAGTTCTTCCAATCATAGGTGGTGTCAGGGTTGGGAAGAAAACTTTGGTTGCTCATGTGTGTGGTGATGAAAGGGTTCGCTCGTGCTTCTCTTCTGTTTTGCACCTGAATGGGGATAGCCTCTTGAGAGTATTTGACCATGGAAGTACCACGTTTGGGGTGAagatgttggtagttattgagtttGATTCTGATGTATGTGATGACGACTGGAAAGTTTTTCACTCATTTGCCATAAGAATGTGCAGAGGAAGCAAGATCATCATCTTAAGTAGAATACAAAGATTAGCCCGATTTGGATCGGTGAAACCGATTCTCCTAAGTGTTCTGTCTTATGATGAGTTGAGCTACCTTTTTAAGAAAATGGCATTCGGGAGCGTAGACCCGGCAGAACATCCACGGCTAGTACAAATAGCAGATGAAGTTACCAAGGAGTTGCACAAGCAAGGTTCACTTATCGCCGCAAATGCGTATGCAGGTGTGTTGAGAAGGAATCTTGATGTACAGTTTTGGCGTTGCATATTGGACAAGGGGACAAGATACACTAAAAGAAACCTGTTCCTACACGGTGCGCACCCAAGCATGCTCATAGAACAAGGCCATCCAATGGACATAACGGACATTGCTTTGCATCCACTTAGCATGACACCTTATACAAGTAATGTTCCAATCAAGGAGGAATCACCAAGTGTGACATTGGCGGAACTTCTAGCAGATCCTAGTGTTAGACCAGAAGGAGACTTCAACCTAATTGTATGTGAATCAAGGATACCCCCTCATGAATCATTTGTTCATTTTGTTACAAGTCATGCTCAGGACGCACATGAAGTTGGTGCCTTGCCAGGGAGGAAGCGACGGGGCGTGCCTATCTAATTTTGTTTCGGAACTCGTGCAATGTAACTCTTGTTGTATTTTGAATTCTTATTATGTTTTTGttctgggtgtgtgtgtgtgtggggggggggggggggggggggtggggggggatgGATATTTCTTACCTTAATAAATTTCAGAATAAGGGGGCAGACCCCAAGTGTTTTATAGCATACACAAAGGGAAATCAGAAGGAAATTTTGTATGCTTTATCAGATCCAACAATCCACTGCCTGCACTTCTTAGACAGCTAACATCATCTAAAGTGTCGTCACTATCTGTAGCTAGTCTCAGCAAGGTGGCTTACCAGTGAAACATATATTAATCATGACACCATCATCTATAGTATGCGTTTTGCTGATACCAGTGCATACATGCCTGCAATCGACCAAGCAACAACAATACTACGTGCGTGTAAACTCCATGGTTCCACTCCATCTAATCAAGCAACGGCAACCCTACATACAAAAGAGGATGGAGCTCTGATTTGTGCTGTGCTGTGCTGGGGATGCGGACGCCACAAAAACGAGATCAGGTCAGACTACAGTCTGCTAGGCGCTAGGAGAAATCAGAGCCTCACACAAAATCAgtaatatttttgcaaaatttaGGAAATTGAAACATTTCTGAACTGAAATTACCGAGGAATCGATTTTGACGAACTCGGGGAGCACGCACCGCGGCGTCGCACTGCATCCAGCATGCCCTCGGCCAGCCCTTGAGGTGCTCCCGGTCGACCCAGCCAGGCGCCTCCCTCTCCGCACTTGAAGTCGGCAACCACCATGGCTCTGCACGACGCGCGGCGTGACTGGGATGCTATGTGCTGGGCGGCGGCGCAGCTCGCCGGTGGCCGCCATGGTGGTTTGGGGATTGGGGGAAGGATTCATCACTGATAGACGCTGACTACTGGGTCCCACACATCAAAGGCACAGCAAATTGGGGGTTGGGTGAAGGATTCTCTTAGGCCTAATCATTCCCTGGGCCGGGCTTTTTGCACTTGGCATTAAAAACTGAAGACACCAAACCCAATAATCTTTGCTAAAAATGCACCAATAATAGCTATTTTttaattaaaaaaactaatttcgaaattaattatttttggaatataaaaTAAACGAAAGCCTATTTTTTCAATAAATGactagattatatatatatatatatatatatatatatatatatatatatatattagatttCTTCCTGCCTTCGGAAAGCAACCCGGAGCCCGACCCACTTTGAAGCTACTTAAGGAAACTCTGGAATAAGGAAAGAAATACTGTTCAAGTGTTGTTTGTACTGAAGGACTCTGAAACTTCTGAACATACAGAACACACTCCAAATTTGAAGCTGGCCAAAACAGGGGGAAATCATCATTCGCTTCGCCGCCTTCACTCAAGATCCATCGATGGTCCAGGAGTCACCAAGTGAATCCAACGACATAATTCTACTTGTCATTTACCATTTCCTCGTTGTCTTTCGTTAGCTGTTTTATGGTTCTAATCTCAAGTGAACTAACTACCAAGTGCCTAAAGGTTCTAATCTCAAGTGAAGTAACTACCAAGTGCCTAACCGTGTGGGAGTATAGAGCCCCAGCTTGGGTGGATGAAATGCGAAAGGAATTAACCTTTTCTTTTTGCTGATATTGACGTTCTTGGAGTAGAAGTAGCCTTCGGGGGTATATTTTGATTATGGCTGCTTGACAACTTAGCAGATATGGTCATATGTAGTCAATTTTGCGCTCGGAAAGTACATAGCTTCTTAACACACTACTACAGAGGAACGCAAGATGATAAATGTTGGCCTTAAATTGTTTGCACGTATGTCTGCTAAACAAAGGTGATTGAAAAGGCTAGAAGCAAGAATGGAGGCAGACAAAATGAATCAGAAAATAAAAGAACATGCCAACACAGAGAGAAGTTTTAAAAAAGAAGAGATTCATGAGGCGGAAAATAATAATTAAAGCTCACCTCTCTGCTGGTTCTGGACGATGAGGATGCACTAGTCTTCATTGTCAAACATGTCATACTTGTGTACCTAGCGCACCACCTAGCGTACGTATCTTTTCTGTTGAATACAGGCTCGGTATAGGATAGGTTGGTAAGAGTATCTTCTCTTTATCTCTATctctttgtaaccaactctatcTCTTGTTCTCCAAGCCTTGATCTCTTGTAATCTCAACAAGTTATGTATGCGCTGTTCAGGGAGGTGCGCCCCTGCTATATAACACGAACCCGTCGCCTCTAACGAGGTAAGACGTTTCCGCCA
This region of Triticum aestivum cultivar Chinese Spring chromosome 2D, IWGSC CS RefSeq v2.1, whole genome shotgun sequence genomic DNA includes:
- the LOC123051020 gene encoding uncharacterized protein; protein product: MEVAISAVAGELVSRFISFLMNKYCSNHQRSEEKLAERLQHLLMRVGTVVEEADARYIVNCGMITQLKMLSEAMYRGHRVVDTLRYKTHQESEGFNEVSINDSSSSLYLAIRFKRSRTATEKEDKAMRLESHDALESLEIAVANMAEFVVLLGGCERMSRRPYDIYLYTDNFMFGRQAEKQKLLSFLLHHNPPGDAPAVLPIIGGVRVGKKTLVAHVCGDERVRSCFSSVLHLNGDSLLRVFDHGSTTFGVKMLVVIEFDSDVCDDDWKVFHSFAIRMCRGSKIIILSRIQRLARFGSVKPILLSVLSYDELSYLFKKMAFGSVDPAEHPRLVQIADEVTKELHKQGSLIAANAYAGVLRRNLDVQFWRCILDKGTRYTKRNLFLHGAHPSMLIEQGHPMDITDIALHPLSMTPYTSNVPIKEESPSVTLAELLADPSVRPEGDFNLIVCESRIPPHESFVHFVTSHAQDAHEVGALPGRKRRGVPI